The following proteins come from a genomic window of Synechococcus sp. BIOS-E4-1:
- a CDS encoding putative 2OG-Fe(II) oxygenase, whose translation MEILDLFPRSIFKGHLPESLLNQLLSISADVLAHPGASLDASAKLAGQLSQQRELSGGHPAIQQLCSTHVLPACDRWINHVMGRQPPQGRGPWVPGRYQLQMVDLWLNCQRAGDYNPTHTHGGSFSGVIFLKVPPQINGQCFDGQLCFHGPEDWHLQSFRTGMAHYVLPVPGEFYVFPAWQPHSVAPFRGDGDRWSIAFNVLALPLQTSPSAHSAGVSTTHRIGTGSPRRSESTPRNVSLSSGRTMPRGF comes from the coding sequence TTGGAGATCCTCGATCTTTTCCCAAGATCCATTTTCAAGGGCCACCTGCCTGAGTCGCTGTTGAATCAGCTGCTCAGCATCAGCGCCGATGTGCTGGCTCATCCTGGCGCCAGTCTTGATGCCTCAGCAAAGCTGGCTGGTCAGCTCAGCCAGCAAAGAGAGCTCAGTGGTGGGCATCCCGCGATTCAGCAGTTGTGTTCAACGCATGTGCTTCCAGCCTGTGACCGCTGGATCAATCATGTGATGGGGCGTCAGCCTCCACAGGGGCGGGGGCCCTGGGTGCCTGGTCGCTATCAGCTGCAGATGGTTGATCTGTGGCTCAACTGTCAGCGGGCTGGCGACTACAACCCCACTCATACCCATGGGGGCAGTTTTTCAGGGGTGATCTTTCTGAAAGTTCCACCACAGATCAATGGCCAATGCTTTGACGGTCAGCTCTGCTTCCATGGCCCTGAGGATTGGCATCTGCAGTCGTTTCGTACGGGCATGGCTCACTATGTGTTGCCCGTGCCAGGGGAGTTCTACGTTTTCCCCGCCTGGCAACCGCACTCCGTTGCTCCCTTTCGGGGAGACGGAGACCGTTGGTCGATTGCCTTCAATGTGCTCGCTCTTCCTCTTCAAACTTCCCCGTCGGCTCATTCCGCTGGAGTCTCCACCACGCATCGCATCGGGACAGGATCGCCTCGCAGGTCTGAGTCGACGCCTAGGAATGTCTCGCTTTCAAGTGGTCGCACAATGCCGAGGGGATTCTGA
- a CDS encoding shikimate kinase, with product MSYRQFRVMVETTPTLRQRLGGRSLYLVGMMGSGKTSTGRPLAERLGYGFVDADAVIEQVAGCTISEIFERDGEEDFRSLETQVLRSISERHSLVVATGGGVVTRSENWGMMQQGIVIWLDVERRQLLQRLQADSTQRPLLMTEDPAETLDAILKQRRPLYDEADLTVVIESETPDVVANGIIQLLPELIKDPPKERPE from the coding sequence ATGAGCTACAGGCAATTCCGAGTCATGGTGGAGACCACTCCAACTCTGCGGCAGCGTCTGGGAGGGCGCAGTCTTTACCTGGTGGGCATGATGGGCAGCGGCAAAACCAGCACCGGCAGGCCTCTGGCGGAAAGGCTGGGGTATGGATTCGTGGACGCGGATGCAGTGATCGAGCAGGTAGCCGGCTGCACCATCTCAGAAATCTTTGAACGTGACGGTGAAGAGGACTTCCGCAGCCTTGAAACGCAGGTGCTGAGGTCCATCAGTGAACGTCATTCTCTTGTCGTGGCCACCGGGGGCGGCGTTGTCACGCGTTCCGAAAACTGGGGAATGATGCAACAGGGCATTGTGATCTGGCTCGATGTCGAACGCCGTCAGCTACTGCAACGCTTGCAGGCCGACTCCACTCAGCGACCGCTACTGATGACGGAAGATCCTGCCGAAACACTTGACGCGATCCTCAAGCAGCGACGCCCCCTGTACGACGAGGCGGATCTCACAGTGGTGATCGAATCAGAAACACCAGACGTCGTTGCCAACGGGATCATTCAGCTGCTGCCGGAATTGATCAAGGATCCACCCAAAGAACGACCGGAATGA
- a CDS encoding DUF6816 family protein, with product MLLQLVSVQSAAAASDRGIDFLEQRFESWPQWSLPAPLPRPRAKQDLIYPDWFSGTWQVTSEALDDSGQAIPDDRPLVHKVRFLRNRRNELIGDRPYNATSVGKALLGEQLLSVEQDPNQVNRQLARFRDDVLLETTVIGRRETSPKAASDFFSDELVLQILHGPGAPRLSRIETLTHYERCGPDICADQRQVSHAGPGLKTDQTLEGRSSRFRLTLKPLRLDEG from the coding sequence ATGCTGCTGCAGCTTGTGTCAGTCCAGTCCGCCGCTGCGGCTAGTGATCGCGGGATTGACTTTCTTGAGCAGCGTTTCGAAAGCTGGCCGCAATGGTCACTGCCGGCACCTCTGCCCCGTCCGCGCGCCAAACAGGACCTGATTTATCCCGACTGGTTTTCAGGGACATGGCAAGTGACCAGTGAGGCACTGGATGATTCAGGCCAAGCCATTCCCGACGATCGCCCCCTTGTGCACAAGGTCCGTTTCCTGCGAAACCGTCGCAACGAACTCATCGGTGACCGCCCCTACAACGCGACTTCAGTCGGGAAAGCTCTGCTTGGGGAGCAATTGCTTTCGGTCGAACAGGATCCCAACCAGGTGAATCGTCAGCTGGCGAGATTTCGAGACGATGTGCTGCTCGAAACCACAGTGATCGGGCGTCGAGAAACGAGTCCAAAGGCGGCCTCTGATTTCTTCAGCGATGAACTGGTTCTGCAAATCCTGCACGGACCGGGCGCTCCACGATTGAGCAGAATTGAAACCCTCACGCACTATGAGCGCTGTGGACCGGACATCTGCGCCGACCAGCGTCAGGTGAGTCATGCAGGACCTGGCCTGAAGACTGATCAGACACTGGAGGGGCGCAGCAGCCGTTTCAGGCTGACGCTTAAACCGCTGAGGCTGGATGAAGGTTGA
- a CDS encoding DUF4346 domain-containing protein — MAEGTSSIDDQLSQRFIELDPSGYFLIKLDTDVGELVAEHYSNDVDERGRATDPETGEVLACRGGGPRQPSTSFRGRTAKELGIALTEADAPLPVSRLDHALYLGRELQKAEACLKAGLPYRQD, encoded by the coding sequence ATGGCAGAAGGCACTTCCTCGATCGATGACCAGCTTTCACAGCGATTCATCGAGCTTGACCCGTCTGGTTACTTCCTGATCAAGCTGGACACTGATGTCGGTGAACTCGTTGCTGAGCACTACAGCAATGATGTGGATGAACGGGGCCGAGCCACTGATCCGGAAACTGGTGAAGTTCTGGCCTGTCGTGGTGGTGGCCCGCGTCAGCCGAGCACAAGCTTTCGCGGCAGAACGGCCAAGGAACTTGGCATTGCTCTGACCGAAGCGGATGCCCCACTTCCCGTCAGCCGTCTTGACCATGCCTTGTACCTAGGCAGGGAATTGCAGAAAGCCGAAGCCTGCCTGAAAGCAGGACTGCCCTACAGGCAGGATTGA
- a CDS encoding DUF751 family protein translates to MKEFFINVTRYPRYLIAFSLGVINSVAEPLARRRSNPVTAVALIGALISGFLSLSFVLRAMVSSAPQS, encoded by the coding sequence ATGAAAGAATTTTTCATCAACGTGACGCGCTATCCGCGCTACTTGATCGCTTTCAGCCTGGGCGTGATCAATTCCGTGGCAGAGCCACTCGCCCGTCGTCGCAGCAACCCGGTGACCGCGGTGGCCCTGATCGGGGCTTTGATCAGTGGCTTCCTCAGTCTGAGCTTTGTCCTGCGTGCCATGGTGTCTTCAGCACCGCAGAGCTGA
- a CDS encoding glycoside hydrolase family 3 N-terminal domain-containing protein: MTEAERRRAVAQLLVIRASGHAEDRQRQYPHWEHSNGELQRLLQSGVGGVILLGGTATELQQRCRTLRSWSDSGELLLCADVEEGIGQRFPGATWLAPPMAVGRLHQTNPEHALKLAERYGRTTGDQAQRCGLNWVLAPVCDVNSNPDNPVINVRAWGDQPESVADLVTAFQRGLNAAGVLGCAKHFPGHGDTDQDSHLELPLIKHGRSRLDRVELVPFRRLIDSGIASVMTAHVLIPALDDSQPATLSRAVLTDLLRTELGFTGLVVTDALVMEAISNRAGPGEAAVQAFAAGADLILMPADADAAIDALCTALADGRIPESRLHDSLKRRTEALQGCEKPSATAIATTPEIELETATDRRLCMELIESSLEVQGPQLPTQPAQNGVTLIRVDGVLPCRFLRADAAAISTPERHGYKALICHDRGIEPWSTDKDPAGALDLERLGPGSVFLQLFLRGNPFRAGQQRHEPWAEAIEQLLRVQRLCGLAVYGCPYRWDSLRKLIPDSIAAGYSPGQMPEAQQQLLNRMWGFSSEAHQRQDFTD; this comes from the coding sequence ATGACTGAAGCTGAGCGTCGCAGAGCCGTCGCCCAGCTTCTGGTGATTCGCGCCAGCGGCCATGCCGAAGACCGGCAACGTCAGTACCCCCACTGGGAACATTCCAATGGTGAGCTGCAGAGGCTGCTGCAATCAGGCGTTGGCGGGGTGATCCTGCTGGGTGGCACAGCCACGGAGCTGCAGCAACGATGTCGAACACTCAGGAGCTGGAGCGACAGCGGAGAGCTGCTGCTCTGCGCCGACGTGGAGGAAGGCATTGGCCAGAGATTCCCAGGTGCCACCTGGTTGGCGCCACCGATGGCCGTGGGCCGGCTGCATCAAACCAACCCGGAGCACGCTCTGAAACTGGCCGAGCGCTATGGCCGAACAACCGGGGATCAGGCACAACGATGCGGCCTCAACTGGGTGCTCGCGCCGGTCTGCGATGTGAACAGCAATCCGGACAACCCGGTGATCAATGTGAGGGCCTGGGGCGATCAGCCTGAGTCCGTAGCGGATCTGGTGACAGCATTTCAACGGGGCCTCAACGCCGCTGGCGTGCTGGGCTGCGCCAAGCATTTCCCTGGCCATGGCGACACGGATCAGGATTCCCACCTGGAGCTGCCTCTGATCAAGCACGGACGCAGCCGGCTCGACCGCGTGGAACTGGTGCCGTTCCGGCGACTGATCGACTCAGGAATCGCCAGTGTGATGACAGCTCATGTGCTGATCCCGGCACTGGACGACTCGCAGCCGGCGACCTTGTCGCGAGCAGTGCTGACAGATCTACTGCGAACAGAACTTGGGTTCACTGGCCTCGTCGTTACCGATGCACTGGTGATGGAGGCCATCAGCAACAGGGCAGGGCCTGGAGAAGCCGCGGTTCAGGCCTTCGCAGCTGGAGCGGACCTGATCCTGATGCCCGCCGATGCCGATGCGGCGATTGATGCACTCTGCACGGCACTGGCCGACGGCAGGATCCCTGAATCCCGTCTGCACGATTCGCTGAAGAGACGAACAGAAGCCCTGCAAGGTTGTGAAAAGCCCTCCGCCACCGCCATAGCCACTACGCCCGAAATCGAGCTCGAAACAGCAACGGACCGCCGGCTGTGCATGGAGCTCATCGAGAGCTCACTGGAGGTGCAGGGCCCCCAACTTCCAACCCAGCCCGCACAGAACGGAGTGACCTTGATCCGGGTGGATGGGGTGCTCCCCTGCAGATTCCTGCGTGCTGATGCCGCTGCGATCAGCACACCCGAACGCCATGGATACAAGGCTCTGATCTGCCATGACAGGGGCATTGAGCCCTGGAGCACTGACAAAGACCCCGCGGGGGCGCTTGACCTTGAACGTCTGGGGCCTGGCTCTGTCTTCCTGCAACTGTTTCTGCGCGGCAATCCATTCCGCGCCGGCCAGCAGCGCCATGAACCCTGGGCTGAAGCCATCGAGCAGTTGCTGCGTGTTCAGCGCCTTTGCGGTTTGGCGGTCTATGGCTGTCCTTACCGCTGGGACTCTCTGCGCAAGCTGATTCCGGACAGCATCGCTGCGGGCTACAGCCCTGGGCAGATGCCTGAAGCTCAGCAGCAGCTGTTGAATCGGATGTGGGGGTTCAGCAGCGAAGCGCACCAACGCCAGGACTTCACGGACTAG
- the rbfA gene encoding 30S ribosome-binding factor RbfA, protein MAPGRRVERVAALIRREISELLINGIRDERVHQGMVSITNVEVSGDLQHCKIFVSVLADNDARKEVMDGLQAASGYLRGELGRRLQMRRAPEVVFQLDRGLERGTNVLHLLGELEREREVKGSIHSGSDDTETPNFND, encoded by the coding sequence ATGGCCCCGGGACGTCGGGTTGAACGCGTGGCAGCCCTCATCCGGCGAGAGATCAGTGAACTGCTGATCAATGGGATCCGTGATGAGCGCGTGCATCAGGGCATGGTGAGCATCACGAATGTTGAGGTCAGCGGCGACCTTCAGCACTGCAAGATTTTTGTCAGCGTCCTGGCGGACAACGATGCTCGCAAAGAGGTCATGGACGGTCTGCAGGCAGCCAGTGGCTACCTGAGGGGAGAACTGGGTCGACGTCTGCAGATGAGACGAGCCCCTGAAGTGGTGTTCCAACTCGACCGCGGGCTGGAGAGGGGAACCAACGTTCTGCACCTGCTCGGAGAACTAGAGCGGGAGCGAGAGGTGAAGGGCAGCATCCACTCCGGCAGCGACGACACCGAGACTCCCAACTTCAATGACTGA
- a CDS encoding GNAT family N-acetyltransferase produces MASLTARWHRSIHEIPQPQWEELLAEHASPFYRWSWLEALENSGSVAPDQGWQPLHLSLWRGDESLIAIAPLYLKGHSYGEFIFDQSFARLAGDLGLRYYPKLIGMSPVSPVQGYRFHIHPDEDAQGITVMLLQLIDEFAARNNILSCNFLYVDPVWQPLAEAAGCAGWVNHQSLWSSEDQKDFSDYLAGFNANQRRNIKRERKAVSQAGLAVTPLTGSELTPELLARMHCFYAQHCARWGPWGSKYLQGSFFDRLAEPELAQHVVLFSAHRGDPFEPVAMSLCIQDESHLWGRYWGSEEDIDCLHFEVCYYAPIEWALHQGLRSFDPGAGGSHKRRRGFVAQARTSLHRWYDPRMDGLIRSWLPRANGLMEEEIEAINAELPFRTKPPELMA; encoded by the coding sequence ATGGCATCGCTCACGGCTCGTTGGCACCGCAGCATCCATGAGATCCCTCAGCCCCAATGGGAGGAGTTGCTCGCAGAGCACGCAAGCCCCTTCTATCGCTGGTCTTGGCTGGAGGCTTTGGAAAACTCAGGCAGTGTGGCTCCCGATCAGGGTTGGCAGCCACTGCACCTGTCGCTTTGGAGGGGCGACGAGAGTCTGATTGCCATCGCACCTCTTTATCTCAAGGGGCACAGCTACGGAGAATTCATCTTTGATCAATCTTTCGCACGCCTGGCCGGTGATCTTGGACTGCGCTACTACCCCAAACTGATCGGGATGAGTCCCGTCAGCCCTGTTCAGGGCTATCGCTTCCATATCCACCCGGATGAAGATGCTCAGGGCATCACGGTCATGTTGCTTCAACTGATCGATGAGTTTGCCGCTCGCAACAACATTCTCAGCTGCAACTTTCTCTACGTGGATCCTGTATGGCAGCCCTTGGCGGAGGCTGCGGGCTGTGCGGGCTGGGTGAATCATCAGAGCCTGTGGTCTTCAGAAGACCAAAAAGATTTCTCCGACTATCTCGCTGGCTTCAATGCCAATCAGAGGCGCAATATCAAGCGGGAACGCAAAGCGGTCAGCCAGGCAGGACTGGCCGTGACACCACTGACCGGCTCAGAGCTCACCCCGGAGCTGCTGGCGCGGATGCATTGCTTCTATGCGCAGCACTGCGCCCGCTGGGGTCCCTGGGGAAGCAAATATCTTCAGGGCTCATTCTTTGATCGACTGGCTGAACCTGAACTCGCACAGCATGTGGTGCTGTTTAGTGCCCATCGCGGAGATCCCTTTGAACCGGTGGCGATGTCCCTTTGCATCCAGGACGAGTCCCATCTCTGGGGGCGCTACTGGGGTAGTGAAGAAGACATCGACTGCCTTCACTTTGAGGTCTGTTACTACGCGCCGATCGAGTGGGCCCTGCATCAGGGCCTTCGCAGCTTTGATCCAGGAGCGGGTGGCAGTCACAAGCGCCGACGCGGCTTTGTGGCTCAAGCTCGTACCAGCCTGCATCGCTGGTACGACCCGCGCATGGATGGCCTGATCCGCTCCTGGCTTCCAAGAGCGAATGGACTGATGGAGGAGGAGATCGAGGCCATTAACGCCGAGCTTCCCTTTCGCACCAAGCCGCCTGAATTGATGGCCTGA
- a CDS encoding chlororespiratory reduction protein 7, with the protein MSDPLIRSLDHYVVLVPGEPEQLLTAADTMTWLAGRLQDLDPWPSDLSSCESPEQAALRLMDTACELEISPGIALQWYAVRLDPPGS; encoded by the coding sequence ATGTCCGACCCTCTGATTCGATCCCTTGATCACTATGTGGTGCTGGTTCCAGGCGAACCTGAACAGCTGCTCACAGCGGCAGACACGATGACATGGCTGGCCGGTCGGCTGCAGGATCTTGACCCCTGGCCCTCGGATCTCAGCAGTTGCGAGAGCCCGGAGCAGGCGGCACTTCGCTTGATGGATACAGCCTGTGAACTGGAGATTTCGCCTGGGATCGCTCTGCAGTGGTACGCGGTGCGTCTCGATCCACCTGGCTCCTGA
- a CDS encoding B12-binding domain-containing radical SAM protein, with protein sequence MRTLFIYPLFPKTFWSYEKILELVNRKVLLPPLGLVTVAALLPQEWEMKLVDRNVREITEEEWNWAELVVISGMIVQKDDMQIQIAEAKRRGLSVAVGGPYASSTPDAPEIAEADFKVLDEGEITLPMFIEAIQRGDSGGRFSAEGDKPDVTATPIPRFDLLQLDAYDSMSVQFSRGCPFNCEFCDIIVLYGRKPRTKKPEQLIAELQYLHDLGWRRSIFLVDDNFIGNKRNAKQLLPQIREFQEERGYPFSFATEASVDLADDEEMMRMMHEARFESVFLGIETPDEASLETSRKLQNTRNPLDAAVDRITANGIRVMAGFIIGFDGEKDGAGGRIVDFVTRTGIPAAMMGMLQALPNTALWHRLEKEGRLIQDKSAAKGVNQTNLLNFKPTRPIRDIANEYVDAFCALYEPNAYMDRVYSYYLKMGAPRWKGTSKLPTWTDIRALSIVVWRQGIKRDTRSRFWRYMFSMARRNPAMLEQFLVVLAHNEHFLEYRAIVQREIREQLESLPPEEPSTSRELLTA encoded by the coding sequence ATGCGCACCTTATTCATTTATCCCCTCTTCCCGAAGACGTTCTGGAGTTACGAGAAGATTCTGGAGCTGGTGAATCGCAAGGTGCTGCTCCCTCCCCTGGGATTGGTCACCGTGGCGGCATTACTGCCCCAGGAATGGGAGATGAAGCTCGTCGATCGCAACGTGCGAGAGATCACCGAAGAGGAATGGAACTGGGCCGAGCTTGTGGTGATCTCGGGAATGATCGTCCAGAAAGACGACATGCAGATCCAGATCGCCGAAGCCAAGCGTCGCGGATTGTCAGTCGCCGTGGGAGGCCCCTATGCGAGTTCCACTCCTGATGCCCCTGAGATCGCAGAGGCCGACTTCAAGGTGCTCGATGAAGGTGAAATCACACTGCCCATGTTCATCGAAGCGATCCAGCGAGGTGACAGTGGCGGGCGTTTCAGCGCTGAGGGTGACAAACCCGATGTCACAGCCACACCGATTCCCCGCTTCGACCTGCTGCAGCTCGATGCCTACGACTCGATGAGCGTGCAGTTCTCAAGAGGCTGTCCCTTCAACTGCGAGTTCTGCGACATCATCGTTCTCTATGGACGCAAGCCACGCACGAAAAAACCGGAACAGCTGATCGCAGAGCTTCAGTATCTCCACGACCTCGGCTGGAGGCGATCCATCTTCCTTGTGGATGACAACTTCATCGGCAACAAGCGCAACGCCAAGCAGCTCCTCCCCCAGATCAGAGAGTTTCAGGAAGAGCGTGGCTATCCCTTCAGCTTCGCAACCGAAGCCTCAGTGGACCTCGCCGATGACGAAGAGATGATGCGCATGATGCACGAAGCGCGCTTTGAGAGTGTGTTTCTCGGCATCGAAACTCCGGATGAAGCGAGTCTGGAAACCTCCCGAAAACTTCAGAACACACGCAATCCTCTGGATGCTGCCGTTGACAGGATCACCGCGAACGGCATCCGCGTGATGGCAGGCTTCATCATTGGTTTCGACGGTGAAAAAGACGGCGCCGGCGGACGCATTGTTGATTTCGTGACCAGAACCGGAATTCCGGCAGCCATGATGGGCATGTTGCAGGCTCTTCCAAACACAGCCCTCTGGCATCGCCTTGAGAAAGAGGGGCGTCTGATTCAGGACAAGTCCGCCGCCAAGGGCGTGAACCAAACCAACCTGCTCAATTTCAAACCCACGCGTCCGATCCGGGACATCGCCAACGAATACGTCGATGCCTTCTGTGCGCTCTATGAACCAAACGCATACATGGATCGCGTTTACTCCTACTACCTGAAAATGGGAGCGCCACGCTGGAAGGGCACATCAAAACTGCCGACCTGGACTGATATCAGGGCTCTGTCCATCGTGGTCTGGAGGCAGGGCATCAAACGCGATACCCGCAGTCGTTTCTGGCGTTACATGTTCAGCATGGCTCGACGCAACCCAGCCATGCTGGAGCAGTTCCTGGTGGTGCTGGCCCACAACGAACACTTCCTGGAATATCGCGCGATCGTTCAACGCGAAATCCGCGAACAGCTGGAATCGCTTCCCCCAGAAGAACCCAGCACTTCCCGCGAGTTGCTGACGGCCTGA
- a CDS encoding glutathione S-transferase family protein: protein MLELHQFRHSAFCLKVRMALHAKGLSFREVEVTPGIGQIALFRLSGQRQVPVLVDGDEVVSDSSAICRYLEELRHEPALIPADPRQRAQMQLIEDWADTTLAAAVRAALVQAAADDTQLRDVLLPDDVPSPVRQVMSGLPGGWLSSLGELLGQEQRASMLSSLCAVADGLDLNGFLVGDAISLADLAVAAQLSLLRFPASAGDSLAGRGVPGLSDHPHLQDLFRWRDQLETRLINLHPASAV from the coding sequence ATGCTGGAGCTTCATCAGTTTCGTCACTCGGCTTTCTGTCTCAAGGTGCGGATGGCGTTGCACGCCAAGGGACTCAGTTTTCGCGAGGTTGAGGTCACCCCTGGTATCGGCCAGATTGCCCTGTTTCGGCTTTCCGGTCAGCGGCAGGTCCCCGTTCTTGTGGATGGTGATGAGGTGGTCTCTGACTCGAGTGCCATCTGCCGATATCTGGAGGAACTCAGGCATGAGCCGGCCTTGATTCCTGCTGATCCCCGCCAGCGTGCTCAGATGCAGTTGATCGAAGACTGGGCCGACACCACCCTTGCCGCTGCGGTCAGGGCCGCGCTTGTTCAGGCGGCTGCGGATGACACTCAGCTTCGGGATGTCCTGCTTCCTGATGATGTCCCCTCCCCGGTGCGCCAGGTGATGTCTGGTCTTCCGGGTGGTTGGCTCAGCAGTCTTGGTGAATTGCTTGGCCAGGAACAGAGAGCGTCGATGCTCAGCAGTTTGTGCGCCGTTGCCGATGGCCTGGATCTCAACGGCTTTTTGGTTGGAGATGCCATCAGCCTTGCGGACCTTGCTGTTGCTGCCCAGTTGTCGCTGCTGCGTTTCCCTGCTTCTGCAGGAGATTCACTTGCCGGGCGAGGGGTTCCAGGGCTCAGCGATCATCCCCATCTCCAGGATCTGTTTCGCTGGCGAGATCAACTGGAGACGCGACTGATCAACCTTCATCCAGCCTCAGCGGTTTAA
- a CDS encoding RibD family protein, translating into MAEQPTLRLVLAVSLDGRLAPPRGGAAQLGGSGDRRVLEEALAWSDAVLIGAGTLRAHQSSCLIRDQDLLNERRFQGRSPQPAALVVSRQAGFPLEWPFFQQPFERHLLSVSDGSAPGFQSCCRLSSRWSQTLQNLRAKGWFRLVLLGGAVLTHSLLVQDAVDELQLTLSPRLLGGSFTWLLQTETALPASLTSSQAWSLMDARSLGDNELLVHYCRNRSSSS; encoded by the coding sequence TTGGCTGAGCAACCCACGCTTCGTCTTGTGCTTGCGGTGAGTCTCGATGGTCGTCTTGCTCCACCGAGAGGAGGAGCAGCTCAGTTGGGTGGATCAGGTGATCGTCGTGTTCTTGAGGAGGCGCTCGCCTGGAGTGATGCGGTGCTGATCGGAGCAGGCACACTCAGGGCTCATCAATCCAGCTGTCTGATCCGGGATCAGGATCTGTTGAACGAACGTCGATTTCAGGGGCGCTCGCCTCAGCCGGCAGCGCTGGTCGTCAGTCGGCAGGCTGGATTTCCTCTGGAGTGGCCCTTTTTTCAGCAACCGTTTGAACGTCATCTGCTGTCTGTAAGCGATGGGTCTGCCCCTGGCTTCCAGTCATGTTGTCGGCTTTCGTCCCGCTGGAGCCAAACGCTGCAGAATCTGCGCGCCAAGGGCTGGTTCAGGCTGGTCCTGCTTGGTGGTGCTGTCCTGACTCATTCGTTGCTGGTCCAGGATGCGGTCGATGAGCTGCAGCTGACGCTCAGTCCCAGGCTCCTGGGCGGATCCTTCACCTGGTTGCTGCAGACGGAGACAGCGCTGCCAGCGTCGCTCACGTCTTCGCAGGCTTGGAGTCTGATGGATGCCCGTTCGCTCGGAGACAACGAACTGCTGGTGCATTACTGCCGTAATCGCTCCAGCAGTTCCTGA
- a CDS encoding 6-carboxytetrahydropterin synthase, whose amino-acid sequence MTEMKSIAHGRGRGCVITRRACFSASHRYWLPELSADDNAARFGPCALAPGHGHNYELIVSMAGGLDAHGMVLNLSEVKHAIRSEVTGQLDFRFLNDAWPEFDVSKPEGCLPTTEAIVRQIWARLSPHLPITALRLYEQPGLWADYLGHPMDAFLTIRTHFAAAHRLARPELSQEENERIYGKCARPHGHGHNYLVDVTVRGPIDARSGMVCDLSALQRLVDDLVVEPFDHTFLNKDVPFFAECVPTAENIALHIADRLSSPIKAIGAHLHKVRLQESPNNAAEVYAEVPQLEMTPSMLEAAVPV is encoded by the coding sequence ATGACTGAAATGAAGTCAATTGCTCACGGTCGCGGACGTGGCTGCGTCATCACCCGACGCGCCTGCTTCAGTGCAAGCCACCGCTACTGGTTGCCTGAATTGTCCGCTGATGACAATGCCGCGCGCTTCGGGCCCTGTGCGCTGGCTCCTGGTCATGGTCACAACTATGAGTTAATCGTTTCGATGGCCGGTGGCCTCGATGCTCATGGAATGGTGCTCAACCTCTCCGAGGTGAAGCACGCCATCCGCAGCGAGGTGACTGGCCAGCTCGACTTTCGCTTTCTCAACGACGCCTGGCCCGAATTCGATGTGTCGAAGCCGGAGGGTTGCCTTCCCACCACTGAGGCCATCGTCCGGCAGATCTGGGCTCGTCTGAGTCCTCATCTCCCCATCACGGCATTACGCCTCTACGAACAACCAGGCCTCTGGGCCGACTATCTCGGACATCCCATGGACGCCTTCCTCACGATTCGCACCCATTTCGCTGCTGCCCATCGTCTGGCAAGACCTGAGCTCAGCCAGGAGGAGAACGAACGTATCTACGGCAAGTGCGCACGTCCCCATGGTCATGGCCACAACTACCTGGTGGATGTCACGGTGCGAGGCCCCATTGATGCCCGCTCAGGCATGGTCTGCGACCTGTCCGCGCTGCAACGCCTCGTCGACGACCTTGTGGTTGAGCCGTTTGATCACACATTCCTCAACAAGGACGTGCCCTTCTTCGCCGAATGTGTTCCCACCGCAGAGAACATCGCGCTGCACATTGCTGACCGCCTGTCGTCTCCGATCAAGGCGATCGGTGCCCATCTCCACAAAGTGCGCCTGCAGGAAAGCCCCAACAACGCGGCTGAGGTCTACGCCGAAGTTCCTCAGTTGGAGATGACTCCTTCAATGCTTGAGGCGGCGGTTCCTGTCTGA